TATTGTCTACATATGCAGTGGATACATAttgttgaaaaaataaataaataaataaaaattactgAAGTATCCTCTTTATTATCACATGCATAATCATCACTTGCAAATCCAATCTACAGAAATTTGTTGCAAATATTTCTCTTTACCTGAGGCAGAGGTGCTTGTTTGTACAGGGACATCTCCCGCACGGCAATCAGTTCCTTGCCTGAGAACATGCTGAGGAGACTGAAGCTGCTGATTGCCACCTCGGTCTACTCTCTGAGATGGTTACCCAACCTGGAGATATTCACAGAGCTCACCCAGGCCAACCTTACGTACCCCAGCCACTGCTGTGCCTTCAAAAACTTCAAAAAGAACAAGTAAGGAACCCGATATTGCAGAGTCATGTTGCACatattacattcacatttattcatttggcagatgcttttatccaaagggaCTTAAAATTGAAACAGGATACAATCCAAGAATACAGTAGAGGGTTGAGGGCATCACTGAATGGCACAACTGTGGTTCCCTGGCAGCATTCGGATAGCTTTAAAACTTCCCCTGAGATAATACTGCCCCTAAATTCCcatctctctccttcacttccCATacccaccacctccaccatctGCTCCATACTATGCAGTGACTCCTACACAAGACCTGTGAATACAGCAATGCCCTTAACTAAAATGGCACGGAGAGTATTTGTTGACATGTCAAAAATGGAGAGAACTTATGGGTTCTGCGTAGCACTACATTGCCAACCAAGCAGGAATTGTTGAATATTAAAGAGGTGGCAGGGGTGCTgagtgaatagagagagaggtggatatttaatatttcattaattaGAAAGGAAGTGGGATTTCAGGCATTGTCTTCCTGCCAAactctgcacttttttttttatgtccatGATCAAAGctattaaatttattattgaCTTCTTATAGATATTGACTAGTCTCTTGCATTTAGGTTTGGATTAAAAGTCAATGAAAACACAAGtaagcctataaataatgttaacttGGACCTAAACTGTTTTGTCAATGGAAAGTTATAGGGTCTATATACGCAGCTATACATTTGGACATAACTACAAAGTGATAAAACACCCAAAATAGTGCACAATATAGTGAAGTTGTCAGAGTCAATATTTGAGTCATCATATATCTAATATGGAGTTAACGAGCAAGGAAATGGAGGTTCAGGTGTGATCTTTCTCCCAAACTCCAGTTTTTTTGATAACTCTTTAGTTTGGGGGCTCGCAGGCTGTCTGTCCAAGTTATTCACCAATTACAACTCCACTACCACTTTTTATACTAAAGATGTagtctacactcacacaccccatAATGATAACCCAGTTTGTAAAGCAATAATCTTAAGGTGGAATACATGACTCCATGAATCTATGGATCTATTTCCTACAATACTATAGGTGCATTCTGGGTGTATTATACCTGCTTAGGTATACATTTGCTGTACATTGTGGTCACTATGGGATTTCAGTGAGCCCCCTGTGGTTATAAAGCATAGCCAGGGGGTCCATGATTTATTAGCTTATTTCATTGGTCATTtcaattgaatgggtttaatttAAACCTCAATTGATTACAGCAAGTAGGTTTTATCCAAAAACTATAACTAATGTTAACTTGGACGTAATGGATTTTGTCAGTGGAAGGTAATAGTGGCTATTTTCTCAACTATAGTTTTGGATATGATTACACAGTGGAAAGCCATCTAAAATAGTACACTGCGTATAATGAAAAGGTTACAGTCATACTGTGAGTCATCATACGTCAACACAATGATTCGAAGTGTACTACTGCATGTTTTATGTGCACATACAGGTCAGAGAAGAACCGTTTGTGTAACGATTCCACCATCCGCAACCAGGAGCCATACTTCTTTGAGGAGCACTGTAAGGATGTGATAGAAGTGAGATGTTACCCTGAGCCAGATGCCTTCAACCCGTGCGAGGACATCATGGGCTTCACCTTCCTGCGTGTCCTCATCTGGTTCATCAGCGTGTTGGCCGTCTTGGGAAACTTCACAGTTCTTTTAGTGCTCCTCAGTAGCCGCACAAAGCTGACAGTACCCAAGTTTCTGATGTGCCATTTGGCGTTTGCTGATTTCTGCATGGGACTATACTTACTGATAATCGGCTCAGTGGATTTACAAACCCGATCGCATTACTACAACTATGGCATTGAGTGGCAAACGGGTGTCGGGTGTGGCACAGCAGGCTTCCTCACGGTTTTTGCGAGCGAGCTTTCTGTCTACACGCTAACGGCCATCACACTTGAACGCTGGCATACCATCACCTACGCCATGCGCCTGGAGCGGCAACTGCGGTTACACCATGCGTGTAGTGTCATGGCTTTTGGTTGGCTCTTTTCAGTGCTTGCTGCTCTAACGCCAGTGATAGGTGTGAGCAGCTATATGAAGACCAGTATCTGTCTACCCATGGATGTCGAGACAGCGTCATCACAGGCCTACATTATGCTGCTGCTCATTCTCAATGTGCTCGCTTTTGTGACCGTTTGCGCTTGCTATGTGCGCATCTACCTCACAGTGCGGCACCCTGCCTCGGTGCCGGACAGTGCCGACGCCCGTGTGGCCAAGCGCATGGCCGTGCTAGTCTTCACAGACTTCCTGTGCATGGCACCCATCTCGTTCTTCGCCATCTCTGCAGCTCTCAAGCAACCGCTCATCACCGTGTCACATGCCAAGGTGCTGCTTGTGCTCTTCTACCCTATTAATTCATGTGCCAATCCTTTCCTCTATGCCTTCTTCACCAAGAGCTTCAAGCAGGACTTCTTTGTTCTCACCAGCCGCTTTGGCTGCTTCGAGTCACGTGCTCGTGTCTATCGTACAGAAACATCTTCTTTGCATAATGGCCCTAGGATGCGCTCACCCAAGAATAGTGATGGGACACTATATTCATTGGGGCATGTTGCTCATCCCCACTGACCCCATAAACATTCCAAATTCATACACTATAAGCTGCTCTAGTCTACATACGATCTGTTCCGTGCTGCTgggactttaaataaataaataaataaacgcaaaAAGGAAACAAATACAACTGTACAAAATTTGCTATCAtcaaatatatgtgtgcaaaaCAGCCTCAACTCACTGATGTTTCTTGCATTTTCTTAACTCTTATCTCAGCTCTTCCTTCCTTTAGCACATACGGTATGTTCAGTGTCACAGTAACCTTGCAGCCAGAGCCCAGTCCAGATGTTATACCAGAGGGACCTGACTCAGTAGGTGTCCTAAACGTTCAATGTTTGATTTACATTTTCGTCCTTGACGAAACCAGTATGAAACATGAAGCAGAGTCTTACTGACCAGGCTAGAGTTTGCACTGAATAACCCCTAAAGCAGCTTATCTGTGCACCTGCACTTGTGTTGGGCAACAAGACACAGGACAGTTGATCGTTTTCCTCCTTAAAATTGTCAGTTTGAGAGAATAGGTGGGAGATGGGAGATGTGTGGCTCCTGCAGCTGGGCTCTGTTGAATGAAGACACACAGGAAGAGGAATTTGGTACGATGATATGGCTCACGTATCAAGGCCTGGAATTCAAGGCTATGGGTCAAGGGCTTAGTGgacaaaaaaaccacacacagtGAATATCCAAAAATATTCAGCACCAAATAATACTGCATCTATAAATGTATGTACCTATCCAACTATTTTATTATATGTCCAATAGCTTACTATTAATCAAATTCCAATCTAAGCCATCAATATAGCTGTTTATATGCCTTCATTGTGAAATGGTTAGTCGTGATGTAGAagcataaataatttttaaataggGGATAAATAAACGTATGCTGACATATCTCTCCTGGTCTATTTCAGCTGTTTGTTCAAAATGCCATATGTACAGGAGAGTGGGGTCAATTGCTCCAATCAGAAACAAGCTACAGTGATGACACTCACTATGCACATGCTCAGTAGCATCCTCTGCCTTCCTGCAAAAGAACGCCAACACCACAAGGGCAGTGGTGGATTGGCGGttatggctctgggttactgatcggggttcaagccccagcactgccaagctgccactgttgggcccttgagcaaggcccataaccatctctgctccaggggtgttGTATCATGGCTGCctctgcgctctgaccccaacctcctaacttgttggggtatgcgaagaaaagaatttcactttgCATAtggtatatgtgatcaataaagactcattatcattaacttAGGCACAGCTCTGACGAATTTAGTATAAAAAATCTGATTTTGAGTTATGAAATTAACTTTCCTCATCTGGAGAACAGTTCGAATACATTTTGTCTGTAAATGAAACCAGACAAGTTTTCATCAATGTCTATTAGACTATCAGGGAGCATGATTAATATTTGATAATGCCTAGCTGGTGAGCTAGCATATCAGATTTCAAGAGGCTTAGGTGTTAACATGCTTGCCTCgaacctccagggttgggggtttaatTCCCACCTCTGcattttcctccaggtactcagacttcctcccccagtccaaagacatgcaccataggctgattggcatctctaaattgtctgtagtgtgtgagcgattgtaccctgtgatgggttggcacaccgtccagggtgtcctccgccCTGtgcccgagtcccctgggagaGACTGTAGGCTTCAAGTCGACCCTGTGTATGATAGATATAGGatagcggtacagaaaatggatggatggatgacggTGTGCTCTCAGCTGTAACAGTGTTACCAATGGCAGAAGTGTTTAAGATGTTTAACATAAAATGTAAGAGATTCCACTTACTTGAAAAATGGTTTCCTTTCCACAAGAATGAATCATTAGTGCGACTACGTGAGTTCTTTACTGTGTAAAATAAGTAGCAAAAATATAATTATCTCTCACAGACTTAATGATCTGAGTCAGCTGTAGCATTTCATTTGATACATCCTTGGATACGAACatgaaattaacattaacaaatggtgtttgtttatttattctgaataaTTAACAAACAAAGGTACTTATCATGGGTCAAAGAAAAGGAGCTTATTTTACTCATAAGATTTACCAAAAAATCTGACAAATGCTACAACTCTTAAATGGACCCACTCTCCCATACATCCTCAATTATTCACAAGCCAATGATCAACTTTACCATATTTAAACACCAGGTGGCCTCGCTGCTCAAAGAAGccaatataaaccttttttgtgtCTTTCAAAAAGCAAAGAGAGGCATGCGTAAAAGAaaccctttttttatttttaataccatATATAATGCAACAATTGCATATCTTTGgcaaaaataaactttataaacattttattaacagAGGTTAGCTTACAAAACCAAAAGGTGGAAGTCTGTCAGACAGACATGGCAGACAAATGCAAGCAAACTGATTGGCAGCTCTGATTTAGTtgagcataataataataataataataataataataataaacaatgatCACTATGCTgcatcacagagagagaggtcagaTATTCAGAAGTCAATATTCCTGTTTCAGGAGAAGCAATAGCTGCTTTTACAACCTTCAAATCTAACACTACAGCTCTGTCACGCTCCTCTAAACCTCCTCTAGTAATACTTGCATCCTGTTTTATCACTATGTACAAATCGAGGGCAAACTGGCAGCCTTGGCAGAAGTGTTTGGGCAGCAACGTTACAATGGCAACAATTAAAGTGATGCAATTAAATAGGGAAGAGTTAAAAGATCGCATCAGGAAATTTGCTGGATAGCTTCACAGGTACCACAGGACTAGTGAGCTTGCACACAGAGGACACGGGACGTGTCCGAATAGACTTTAGTAGCACCATAATACAACAGGCTCAGTTAGTTGCAGTAGCAGTTAACTGCCTGTCAGGTGCAATTGTTCCTGATTCGAGTTTAATTTAGCCATCACTAGAAAGAGAAAGTGGTATTTCACTTACGTAGGCAGTTAAAACTTGAACTCAACCTGAAACAATaatcaaaactaaaaaaaaaaaaatgatgatgagAGTTGCAAAGATAGCAGTGATACCCCTGACGGTTTCATGAAAACATAAACCAACGTGCGAGTTTAGACAGAGAGTCTGAAAAGTCCAGTACTCATGCCAAACCCAGACCTGTTAGTAGCAGGTTCTGAGGATATCAGCTTCCTGTCTCATCAGTTTGGCTTCCTGTAGGTCCGTTCCCACGACTTCCTCATTTACAGAGCTGCAGAAAGGCAAGTGTCCCCCCCCCCGTCCTTCCCACAGCCGCTTTTCTTCCAGAGTCCACAttgtctccagtttcctctcgaGCCAGAGCAACCTTCTCGAGGTCATCTGCACAGCGGACAGCTACGTCCAAGCCTCAAGCACAAGCCCCATGCATACAGCTCCTACTAATGTCCTCTGAGAAGATTTATTTCGAAAAACCCTGCCTTCTGACTTCTTTCAGCACTCGTATTAAATCAGTCTGACAGCTAGAAGTCATGACGTGGATAATAGTGATGCTTGTAGAAAGGGGCTgctgaagagagaaaaaaaacgttTGTGGTTAAATCTGCCTCACTGCATTGTGTCCTATAGTTGCCTTAACGCTAAAGTGGCACACGTGTAAACGCATGTGGGGATTCATTCTGGATACGTAATGGCACGGGACTACACTTACTAGAGAGATAATCATCGGATAAATACTGAAGTGAACGCAAAGAGCCACAGCTCCCCTTTCATGCTGTTCTCTCCACTACAATGATACTGCTCAGGGAGGTTGGGGTTAGGGCACTGATCCAATcaggatgaagaggagagtcacACGGTTTTGACATCATAGCTACGAGTGCACGGGGCTTCAGGGGACACGTCATCTTTACCAgaagaaatacaaaaaacagcagtacaaaaataaaataactacaaGTATTTAGGTCAACTAATTATTGCATTTATCTTTGTATCATATTTCTTAACTGAAGTCTTATGATCCAAAATCAATGGCacttttatatcttttttttttcttatctagCTTTTCGTCATTATACTGAAGCCCAAGCCACTTGTGAAAGTCATGCATTCATTCTCAAGATATAtacatttgtgttgttttttttttttttttttaagaggtgGAAGCATGCAAATCTCCTctgagtcccccccccccaaagttctcttttttctcccctcgAACTCTTTTAGTTGTGAATGTAAGTTGGTGgatgatttgatttgtttttgtttttttctttctttcctcctaaTCTTTTCTGTACAACAAAAGAAAGCATCAGTATGGcttttctctcctgtgtgtgtgttagtattgCCTGTTGGATGACATGACTGGAATAttttgagagagtgagagaaaaaaaaaaaaaggattaattTCAAACAAATGAACTTCAACCAGAGGAGAGAGGCCGGGACAGGCCACAGGAACGAGTCACATAGTGAGGGGTGTGTAAAGGGAAATAAAGGGTGAGCCGGCTAAAGAACCAGGCTTCATTTCCTGTCCAACTTCCTACTCTTGCGTCTCGAGGCACCGAGACTGGTGCGAATGCCTGCTAGGTGCAGGAGTGAGCCGGCTGCTTCCTTCAACTCGTCATCCACCTCAGGCTTGGGATCATGTCTGGCCCTCTTTAATGGAGGGTGGCTACCATTTGCTCTCTCTTGTTGCCCGTGTGTGGCGGCGCTGGAACCCGTCGTTTGCCGAGGAGATGGAGATATGGGAACACTGCTGTAGTTGTGGTCCTGTTTTGGATCCCGGCTTACCACCACCAGATCCCTCCGGGAAAGATCGATCGGCCCCTCTTGCTCatctgagacagagagattatCAGAACAATGGATGAAAAGCTAATCCGGACCTCGAAAAAGGGAAATGAATACTTATAATAGACAagtctaaaacaaaacaaaaacaaaacaacagatgCAAGACAAAACTAGAGGAGAGGAAATGACAGAAAGATGGATGACAGCTGTATAATGGCGCTCTCTTACATGGGTCAATGTTCTGCTCTGAGGCAGACTTTAACAGCATCATGGCAGTGGCAGCATCAAAATCAcattctggagaaaaaaaagaaaagaaaagaaaaaaaaaacattgaatggACACAGGTTTGACTGTCAGTCTtggttcgtgtgtgtgtgtgtgtgtgtgtatgtatgtgtatgtgtgcgtgaaTGAATGAGCCACTTTCAGCCAGAGTGATCCTTCATTACAAAAGCACCAGTGCCTTGGTTGTCAAGGTTACACAATACAGGCAAGAGATGGCATTTGCACTCGGTGTGGCCCAGCAGAGGATGAACGGAACAAAAGGAGCCGAGATGAGTGATCTGTTTAAATGTGTAATGATAGATTTGCTAATGGTGTGTGAAGGATATGACCCACTTTAAGTCCTTCAAAAGAGTAAGGATGCTCAGAGGCACTGTAGTTAAGTCCACTTACCCTTTAGAGAGTAGCCTTGCTCCAAGGAGAACAGGTGACAAGGAGGAGACGAGGCACTGCGGAGAACAGAGAGATGTTCATTAAGCGTCGTACTGGCACCGTAGCTTTCGGGCTGCACTTAATGAGCAAAAATAGCAGATTGTGATAATATCGCTAAACGTAACGAGCAAAATCTCCGTCTTGCAACAGCGTTGTACGTTGGGGTCCATTTCTGTGCAACCTAACGATCATCGCTGAACCAACTCGACCTTGAACCAGCCGGTTTTTATACGCTTACTACATgcctttttaaacaaaacacacgatCAGTACGATGACAACAGATGGGATTAAAACGAGGCTGCACTGCATGCTTGGCACAGCATCGTTTTTAAAAAACGCTACTAATACATGAACAACTacttgaatgaatgaaaaaaaaaaaacccagacatttaaaaagaacGATTCCTAATCAAAAGATCGTGAAAACGGCAATTACAACATTTTAATGCGTAGAGGTTCTTTTGGATGGTTAATTGATCACGATTTCTACAAGAAAGCTTCTGTTATACGGTTCTACCTAGAACCTCCATGCGTTTGCACAAAGAGGAAACTCGTAACGCTTCAAAGCCGTAGCTCGAACCTTTTCTTTCCTTAAGGTGTACAATAACTATTCTAAAAGAATTCTTTAAAAGGTTTCAATTATTTTAACAGCGAGCCCCACAAATTGTGGTTTGTTAACAGGCTTGTTAGGGTTCCTTAATATCAACATCCAGTATTAGAACAATTAAGAAAGGATACAATTCATTAGAACAATTAAGAAAGGATATATTTTGGAGGTGTGTGATAAATGCAAGGAAAATAGGGTGTAGATTCAGGCTGTTGCTATTTGTTCATTGTGAACGGACGACTGGATAAATGAACGGCTCGATCTAACGGCTACTGAGCCCTGATTTTAAAGCATACTGCTGAAGATGGTCACCTGGGAGGAGAGGCAGGTGGCGTGCAAAAAGCCTGAGCGCTTGGGAAGTGCTGTTTCTTCAGGGCTTGCATCAGCGTGGGCCGGAACTCAGGGTGAACACACCACAGAGAGCCTTTCCCATTGGCCTGAATTAAAGAGAAGGAAGGAGTAGAATGCCAAGAAATGAGCATGACTTCAGCAAGCTGTTTTCAGGAAGCACTACGAATACAGTCCTTTATGTGCTTACTCATAGaaccacactacacacacacacacacacacacacattacacaataCAGGAGTACACCTATTGTCTTTGTGTAGCATTTAGTCATACATAATAACCTATTTCTGCAAAAGCCCCAGAAGCTTGCTCGGGTAACATGGTGGAACAGGGCACAGCACAGAACTCTACTGTGTTTGCATTTGTGCATAGTTGCTTGTTTGtctacatatgtgtgtgtgtgtgtgtgtgtgtgtgtgtgtgtgtgtgtgtgtgcattctggCTTGCGTACATAAAACTGGACTCATCACCTCTTTGTCTGAGGTGTGGCCCTGCAGGGTTAATATGACCTTGACTCAAATCATCAGCCGGGCTCATAAACAGGAAAGAGGAAACATCGCCATGGCAACAGACACCAGGCTGCGCCACGTGAAACCCACAGattcactcagacacacacattaacgtaacacatcacatcaccaaGCCATCTCGCTTTCCGCAGGTTGCGCTGAGAAGAAATGGAGTCCTGACTGTAAACCTGCGCGATCGGTTATGTGGCCCTGCTCTCAAAAAAATTAAACCGACCCTCTTCCGTTCCAGCCGTGTTAGAAATGTGACGATCAGTGTGTTTCACAAGTCACCCAGACACTGTGTTCATAAACATGTACAATACAGGGTGGTAACGTTTGAACCAAATGCATTTACACTCGTCTCTGGGTAGTCAAAGTGAAATAAGTTTGAAACGTGTTTGCTGCGTCAGGtgaaatatgcaaattagcttGGCAGCCAACTTCCTGTGTCTTCATTGTTCTTTGCAAAAGACAGTTgttgcatcaaaaaaaaaaaaaaaaaaacctcatttcAAATTAAACAACCACATTTTCTTCTAAGGTTCAACTGCCAAAGTTTATCTGTGTAATGGAAGTCATGGACCGTGTGCATTTcaagtacagtgccctccattaatattggcacccttggtaaatatgagcaaagaatgctaTGAAAAAgaagtctttattgtttaaccttttgatattttgttcaaaagaattcacaaaaatactctgctctcatggatttcAAACAAGTgcaaaaacacaggtttatcaaaaaaaaaaaatctttgttaaatataggtgtgtgacaattattggcactgttttagtcaatactttgtgctacctccctttgccaagataacagctctgagtcttctcctataatgcctgatgaggttggggaATACacggcaagggatctgagaccgttcttccaaacagaatctctccagatccttcaaatttctaGCTCCCCGTTGGTGGACTCTCTTCTAcag
This is a stretch of genomic DNA from Ictalurus punctatus breed USDA103 chromosome 13, Coco_2.0, whole genome shotgun sequence. It encodes these proteins:
- the fshr gene encoding follicle-stimulating hormone receptor isoform X1, with product MKKLVWVAMMRFILSWLMMHAGNMCLGSYACLANGTTRSFLCLGSKVHQMPYHIPKNTTYVEIKLTRIIMLPSRAMSSLHDLKRILVSENGVLQRIEAYAFANLTKLEEIHTFWGLPKLRYLTISNTGLTVLPDFSKVQSAAFEFLFDLEDNMHIEVIPSNAFAGLTSGTITELRLTKNGITEVDRNAFNGTKIEKLFLMGNQQLKRIHNYAFLGAEGPLVLDISRTAISSLPENMLRRLKLLIATSVYSLRWLPNLEIFTELTQANLTYPSHCCAFKNFKKNKSEKNRLCNDSTIRNQEPYFFEEHCKDVIEVRCYPEPDAFNPCEDIMGFTFLRVLIWFISVLAVLGNFTVLLVLLSSRTKLTVPKFLMCHLAFADFCMGLYLLIIGSVDLQTRSHYYNYGIEWQTGVGCGTAGFLTVFASELSVYTLTAITLERWHTITYAMRLERQLRLHHACSVMAFGWLFSVLAALTPVIGVSSYMKTSICLPMDVETASSQAYIMLLLILNVLAFVTVCACYVRIYLTVRHPASVPDSADARVAKRMAVLVFTDFLCMAPISFFAISAALKQPLITVSHAKVLLVLFYPINSCANPFLYAFFTKSFKQDFFVLTSRFGCFESRARVYRTETSSLHNGPRMRSPKNSDGTLYSLGHVAHPH
- the fshr gene encoding follicle-stimulating hormone receptor precursor (The RefSeq protein has 1 substitution compared to this genomic sequence) is translated as MMCFILSWLMMHAGNMCLGSYACLANGTTRSFLCLGSKVHQMPYHIPKNTTYVEIKLTRIIMLPSRAMSSLHDLKRILVSENGVLQRIEAYAFANLTKLEEITITKSKNLVCMDRHTFWGLPKLRYLTISNTGLTVLPDFSKVQSAAFEFLFDLEDNMHIEVIPSNAFAGLTSGTITELRLTKNGITEVDRNAFNGTKIEKLFLMGNQQLKRIHNYAFLGAEGPLVLDISRTAISSLPENMLRRLKLLIATSVYSLRWLPNLEIFTELTQANLTYPSHCCAFKNFKKNKSEKNRLCNDSTIRNQEPYFFEEHCKDVIEVRCYPEPDAFNPCEDIMGFTFLRVLIWFISVLAVLGNFTVLLVLLSSRTKLTVPKFLMCHLAFADFCMGLYLLIIGSVDLQTRSHYYNYGIEWQTGVGCGTAGFLTVFASELSVYTLTAITLERWHTITYAMRLERQLRLHHACSVMAFGWLFSVLAALTPVIGVSSYMKTSICLPMDVETASSQAYIMLLLILNVLAFVTVCACYVRIYLTVRHPASVPDSADARVAKRMAVLVFTDFLCMAPISFFAISAALKQPLITVSHAKVLLVLFYPINSCANPFLYAFFTKSFKQDFFVLTSRFGCFESRARVYRTETSSLHNGPRMRSPKNSDGTLYSLGHVAHPH
- the fshr gene encoding follicle-stimulating hormone receptor isoform X2; this encodes MKKLVWVAMMRFILSWLMMHAGNMCLGSYACLANGTTRSFLCLGSKVHQMPYHIPKNTTYVLVSENGVLQRIEAYAFANLTKLEEITITKSKNLVCMDRHTFWGLPKLRYLTISNTGLTVLPDFSKVQSAAFEFLFDLEDNMHIEVIPSNAFAGLTSGTITELRLTKNGITEVDRNAFNGTKIEKLFLMGNQQLKRIHNYAFLGAEGPLVLDISRTAISSLPENMLRRLKLLIATSVYSLRWLPNLEIFTELTQANLTYPSHCCAFKNFKKNKSEKNRLCNDSTIRNQEPYFFEEHCKDVIEVRCYPEPDAFNPCEDIMGFTFLRVLIWFISVLAVLGNFTVLLVLLSSRTKLTVPKFLMCHLAFADFCMGLYLLIIGSVDLQTRSHYYNYGIEWQTGVGCGTAGFLTVFASELSVYTLTAITLERWHTITYAMRLERQLRLHHACSVMAFGWLFSVLAALTPVIGVSSYMKTSICLPMDVETASSQAYIMLLLILNVLAFVTVCACYVRIYLTVRHPASVPDSADARVAKRMAVLVFTDFLCMAPISFFAISAALKQPLITVSHAKVLLVLFYPINSCANPFLYAFFTKSFKQDFFVLTSRFGCFESRARVYRTETSSLHNGPRMRSPKNSDGTLYSLGHVAHPH